The nucleotide window ATATTATTTTTTCGTCCTCATATATTATCTCTGGAACCTTTTCCTTATTAGCAATCTTACAAAATTCACAATTCTTATCTATGTAATCCATCTACCTCACCCATTTAAATAATATTATCTAACTAAAAAACATATCTATTATATACCCTTAAAAATCTATTAAATTGTAACTTCATTTGCTTAATACTTGCTTTCAGATAATGTCCTATATAAGAAAAGCAACAAAATTCTACTAAACGCAAACCTTTAAAATATGACTTCGAAGCCCAATGCTGGCTCTAAGCATATCTTATAAATCTCCAATTGTTATCTAAAGAGCCAATCTGGCAACAACTTCACCATCGGAAATATCCCCTGTTTCAACAAAACCAAAAGAAGCATATAGTTTTTGAGCCACTTCATTTTTTGGATGATATGAGAGATATACAGAAACTGCATTCCCTTGTGGAAAAGTTCTAATTAGTTCCAATACTTTTGCAAATGCTTTTTTACCATATCCTTTCCCTTGAAACTTTCTATCGATCATAAATCTACATATCCCATAACTTTCTTCAGAATAGTCACTCTCTTCAGCTGTATCATGATACATCATCACGAATCCAATAACTTTACTGTCTTCGCATATAGCATACGTCATAGGTGGTAGTTCATCATTTAACAATGCAACATATGATTGTGCTAAACTATACATATTTGAAGCAATAAAATCATCTTGTTCATCTTTAACCCTAAGACGTATACATTCTTCCCAATTATCCCATGTAATTTTCTCTAATGTAATCATTTCATCATCCCCCTTTTTTAAGCAATATTAGTATATCTCTAAACTAGTGGTTTTTACTAGTTCTAATTTCGGTACATGTCATCTAAGTTATAATTTTTCAAAAAGACTTTTTGTCTTATCAATTGATGAGTTAGTATAGTAAGAGTATACCAC belongs to Proteiniborus sp. DW1 and includes:
- a CDS encoding GNAT family N-acetyltransferase encodes the protein MITLEKITWDNWEECIRLRVKDEQDDFIASNMYSLAQSYVALLNDELPPMTYAICEDSKVIGFVMMYHDTAEESDYSEESYGICRFMIDRKFQGKGYGKKAFAKVLELIRTFPQGNAVSVYLSYHPKNEVAQKLYASFGFVETGDISDGEVVARLAL